A DNA window from Rhipicephalus sanguineus isolate Rsan-2018 chromosome 8, BIME_Rsan_1.4, whole genome shotgun sequence contains the following coding sequences:
- the LOC119403547 gene encoding peroxynitrite isomerase THAP4-like, producing MPVHCCVPLCNQRGVTDSDGNKVSFHRFPRDPATYKKWIIAIKRDEGTHFQVTKSTKVCSKHFKECDYIPGVASAYGLLRDTAVPSVFSFAKEIKVRKPPKQRAQQMTNTAAKRPRQAPSSQGPDSSNEDTALEEAAVCSDSRMEAEQASVVPNSEIVVTGGEVKRLLGIISEQRAELSKLRDECPYLKEQLETARAAIRKLQVENQNLIDELEAEKERTSAFCIDRFKGSDEAVLFYTGLPGYEHFLALMNFLNPGHNGCNVLRTENDSRRSAKGRRRKLSMENELFLVLVRLRHAFVSDLYTGSISDRECVIQSEFLNLNFEGGDSVMADKGFRIEDLLEKKAFFHPVFYTNSPTSSSL from the exons GTGTCCTTCCATCGCTTTCCACGTGATCCTGCAACCTACAAGAAGTGGATTATTGCCATAAAGAGGGACGAAGGCACTCACTTTCAAGTTACCAAGTCAACGAAGGTCTGCTCCAAGCATTTTAAGGAATGTGACTATATCCCTGGTGTAGCAAGTGCCTACGGGCTTCTGAGAGACACAGCAGTGCCATCGGTATTCAGTTTCGCTAAAGAGATAAAAGTGCGAAAGCCTCCGAAACAACGTGCACAACAGATGACGAACACAGCTGCAAAGAGACCACGTCAGGCACCGTCTTCACAGGGACCAGACAGCAGCAACGAGGATACTGCGCTGGAAGAGGCAGCCGTGTGCAGCGACAGCAGAATGGAGGCAGAACAAGCATCAGTAGTGCCAAACAGTGAAATTGTGGTCACTGGAGGGGAGGTTAAGCGTCTGTTGGGAATCATTTCAGAGCAAAGGGCTGAACTTTCAAAGCTAAGAGATGAGTGTCCTTATCTCAAGGAGCAGTTGGAGACTGCAAGAGCAGCTATTCGAAAACTCCAAGTAGAAAATCAGAATCTCATCGATGAGCttgaagcagaaaaagagaggaCGTCTGCCTTTTGTATTGACAGATTCAAGGGATCAGATGAGGCTGTGCTATTTTATACAGGCTTGCCTGGGTATgaacattttttggctttgatgaACTTTCTCAATCCAGGACACAATGGATGCAATGTTTTGCGCACAGAGAATGATTCTAGAAGATCGGCGAAAGGCCGAAGGAGAAAACTTTCCATGGAGAATGAACTCTTTTTAGTTTTGGTGAGATTGCGCCACG CCTTTGTGTCAGACCTGTACACAGGATCGATATCCGACAGGGAGTGTGTCATTCAAAGTGAATTCCTCAACTTGAATTTTGAAGGTGGTGATTCTGTGATGGCAGACAAGGGATTCCGTATCGAGGATCTTTTAGAAAAGAAGG CCTTTTTTCATCCAGTATtttacaccaactcgcccacatcaagctccttgtAA
- the LOC119403546 gene encoding LOW QUALITY PROTEIN: uncharacterized protein LOC119403546 (The sequence of the model RefSeq protein was modified relative to this genomic sequence to represent the inferred CDS: inserted 1 base in 1 codon), translating to MATGQRFPSVDHVMWRNNLEDLPQAVGSSLESLLQASTPSFRQRTKAYALAVESYTLPSSVETNACDSRLGLVYARATCYRSQKKTGRPYKVRLTFKLSSGAVEDATCECPAGESGACSPILAALQLLIFMRKRGYKEAPPELSCTELPQQWRRPRRQGIRPVSVQEVDWRSPRENGVPEPTPRRLFDARAVKDDEKEQLDSLHQLGRVLKELGNDDFGMVLMAAKGLFVETKLGLAPVGSPLSYQRAIVPGGFKTWMSSSISKGTGDITPVPELLLFEEALPHTLCGTYTADELRILNELKVSAQDAQELEQNSRQQSHSSHWRDGRRHTLTASHFGRVIKRNEWTETGLRNLIKPKDLSRVRAVQYGIAKESVAADRYANVMQSYGHNVTLHHSGLAVKPAFPWLGASRDRFVYDPEELTYGVLEIKCPYSXKDSQPEEARSKKFCMIFEENDEPQLDRDHEYYAQVLGQMGITGCLWADFVVCSEKWIAIERIRFDKIEWLSMRKKLDKFFFEHMLPYTSSQH from the exons ATGGCAACAGGACAGCGTTTTCCCAGCGTGGACCATGTCATGTGGCGGAACAACCTAGAGGACCTGCCACAGGCCGTCGGTAGCTCATTAGAGAGCCTGCTGCAGGCGTCCACGCCATCGTTTCGGCAGCGAACGAAAGCCTATGCCCTTGCCGTCGAGTCCTACACGTTGCCGTCATCGGTGGAAACTAACGCGTGCGATTCAAG ACTTGGCCTTGTCTATGCACGGGCCACGTGCTATAGAAGCCAGAAGAAGACTGGCCGGCCGTACAAAGTACGCCTGACTTTCAAGTTATCAAGTGGTGCTGTTGAAGATGCAACCTGTGAGTGTCCTGCCGGAGAAAGCGGGGCATGCAGCCCTATCCTGGCCGCACTTCAACTTCTCATCTTTATGAGAAAACGTGGCTACAAAGAGGCTCCACCCGAGTTGAGCTGCACAGAACTGCCTCAACAGTGGCGGCGACCTCGACGACAAGGCATAAGGCCTGTGAGTGTGCAGGAAGTGGACTGGAGGAGCCCACGTGAAAATGGTGTACCAGAGCCGACACCCAGACGGTTGTTTGATGCTAGAGCTGTGAAGGATGACGAGAAAGAACAGCTGGACAGTCTCCATCAGCTCGGAAGAGTCCTTAAGGAGCTCGGCAACGATGACTTTGGTATGGTTCTGATGGCAGCCAAAGGTCTATTTGTCGAAACAAAGCTTGGACTGGCACCTGTTGGCTCACCATTGTCCTACCAGAGGGCAATCGTTCCAGGAGGCTTCAAGACGTGGATGTCATCTAGCATCTCAAAAGGAACGGGCGATATCACTCCTGTCCCAGAGCTCCTGCTTTTTGAAGAAGCGTTGCCGCATACCTTGTGTGGCACTTACACTGCAGATGAGCTCAGGATATTGAAT GAACTTAAGGTGTCTGCACAAGACGCACAGGAACTTGAACAAAATTCAAGGCAGCAGAGCCACAGTTCACACTGGAGAGATGGACGTCGACATACATTAACTGCATCGCATTTTGGTCGTGTAATTAAGAGAAATGAGTGGACAGAAACAGGGCTGCGGAACCTCATTAAGCCAAAGGACTTGTCTCGCGTTCGTGCTGTGCAATATGGAATCGCCAAGGAGAGTGTAGCTGCAGATCGTTATGCAAATGTAATGCAGTCGTATGGCCATAATGTGACACTACACCATTCAGGATTGGCTGTCAAGCCGGCCTTTCCATGGCTTGGAGCTAGCCGAGATAGATTTGTATATGACCCAGAGGAGCTGACATATGGTGTCCTTGAGATCAAGTGCCCTTACT CGAAGGATAGCCAACCAGAAGAAGCCAGGAGCAAGAAGTTCTGCATGATTTTTGAAGAAAATGATGAGCCACAACTGGACCGTGACCACGAGTATTATGCCCAGGTGCTCGGTCAAATGGGCATAACAGGCTGCCTATGGGCGGACTTCGTGGTGTGTTCGGAGAAATGGATAGCCATCGAGCGTATTCGCTTTGATAAAATAGAGTGGCTTAGTATGCGTAAAAAACTtgacaaattttttttcgaacACATGCTGCCTTACACGAGCAGCCAGCACTGA